A segment of the Acaryochloris marina S15 genome:
TCCGTGATTAGCTAGGCAGCTTGTGTACCCAAGGTTTTGCAATATTTGCCCATTAAGACAGTAATTTCATTGGGAGTCTGACTAAAGTACAGTAGCCCTCATCGACCTGCTGAACTAAGTCATCAAATTGCTTGAAGAACCGTAGGTGTGTGCTGCGTTTTTGAGTTTCTTCCACAAGAATTCAATTGGGTTGAAGTCAGGAGAATATGTGGGTAATTGGAAAGGAGTAAGGCGAGCGGATTGCTGGTCAAAGAACTGCTTAGTTGCTTTACTGGTGTGATATCTAGCCCCGTCCTGAATGAGAATAATATGCTTGTGAGTCTGCTGGAGTACTTGAGTTAGAAAAGCAGTATACCCTTCAGAATTGAAGCGTCCCGTCTGACCTTGATAGAAGAACTGACCAGAATGATAATCAATTAATCCAAACACCTTGTAAGCCTTCCGTTTACCACTGGTGGGCAATGTTGGCTGGTCTCCACGAAGACTCCAGGTGTAGCTTAACGACCCCCACTGCGCAAAACTGGCCTCATCCCCAAATAAAATTAGGGCATCTTTGGCTGCTGATAAACGCAAAATCTCAGGCCATTTGTGTGTCATCCATTCTTGTCGCTTGGCTTCATTGAGATGAGCTGCAACAAACCGTGCTCTTTGAAATGAAAAGCCTAAGTTCCTCAGTAGAGTACTCACATAATGGGGATGATAGGAAACATTGAAGCGTTTCGCAATCAGGTCTTGAACCATTAATGCACTCCAACAACCACACTCGTATCCAGCTTTGAGCGGACCTGCTTTAATCCATGACTTGAGCTGTTGTCGTTGCCGTGGAGTGAGTTTGCTGCGACGTCCTTGAGACGCTTTGTATCTAAAGCTAGCGATACCTCGTTTTAGAAATGCATGCAGATAATCCCTGATCGTTTGTTCGCCTAGTGCCAATGTTTCAGCTACCTGTGCCACTGAACCACCTTGACCAAGCTGCAATAAAGCACTAATACGTTTGACCAGACGTAAATTCTGACTCCCGTATGCCTGGCGCAGTTTAGCTTCAATCTTTTTGCGTGTTGATTGGGTAAAGCGCAGTTTGAATTGTGCGAG
Coding sequences within it:
- a CDS encoding IS630 family transposase, encoding MLAQFKLRFTQSTRKKIEAKLRQAYGSQNLRLVKRISALLQLGQGGSVAQVAETLALGEQTIRDYLHAFLKRGIASFRYKASQGRRSKLTPRQRQQLKSWIKAGPLKAGYECGCWSALMVQDLIAKRFNVSYHPHYVSTLLRNLGFSFQRARFVAAHLNEAKRQEWMTHKWPEILRLSAAKDALILFGDEASFAQWGSLSYTWSLRGDQPTLPTSGKRKAYKVFGLIDYHSGQFFYQGQTGRFNSEGYTAFLTQVLQQTHKHIILIQDGARYHTSKATKQFFDQQSARLTPFQLPTYSPDFNPIEFLWKKLKNAAHTYGSSSNLMT